A stretch of Glandiceps talaboti chromosome 18, keGlaTala1.1, whole genome shotgun sequence DNA encodes these proteins:
- the LOC144449047 gene encoding histamine H2 receptor-like yields MEDHVPNTTMGVDPLHFTNNKPPYWNQLSMVVLSVIILIIIIASLIGNGMVILVLTVNKQMRTRTNLFLLNLAIADVGLAGICMPFSLITVIKGKWIFSTELCYFNAFSSALFFIATLHSLMYISVFKYFSILYPLKRIITKRRAIFMIIAIWIAALACAIGPIIGWTRNEYKPAATQCGPAYPETIKQRLHAAFVATTGYVIPLCTMVFCYGRMFWAIHEHSKRLQKNTIHLPAAISKTQQKATMTMFIVMSVFMLCWTPYFVYAVWAIMKKSRSIPLWYNSFAYWFGYANSAMSPIIYAWRYVTYREAFKRLCHCQRAPLYLSYSTPIYGSPATPRKLGNVTTPQMGVQYSKIHQPNSLEITPTGSPLVKIHVLNTPGLPDLQALYKGAGNSGENGHCDNVEALGGNDDHIDVFINPDDGLKPIKRSKTGSIAKFLRTRFKSAPVGHDSQEESDDENTMLQLTSLPTSMEFVSQHRQ; encoded by the exons ATGGAGGACCATGTACCAAACACGACAATGGGAGTTGACCCGCTACATTTCACAAACAACAAACCCCCGTATTGGAACCAATTGTCGATGGTAGTACTGTCTGTGATAATCCTCATCATAATCATTGCGAGTCTCATCGGAAATGGAATGGTTATTCTTGTTCTAACGGTGAACAAGCAAATGCGAACTCGGACGAATCTGTTCCTCTTAAATCTTGCGATCGCTGATGTAGGTCTAGCAGGAATATGCATGCCGTTTTCCTTGATCACAGTCATAAAAGGCAAATGGATCTTCAGTACAGAACTTTGCTACTTCAATGCATTTTCAAGTGCTCTGTTTTTCATAGCAACTCTACACAGCCTCATGTATATCAGCGTGTTCAAATACTTCAGTATTCTGTATCCATTGAAACGTATCATCACAAAAAGACGAGCCATCTTCATGATTATTGCAATATGGATCGCAGCCTTAGCATGCGCTATTGGGCCTATCATTGGTTGGACAAGAAATGAGTACAAGCCAGCAGCCACTCAGTGTGGTCCTGCTTATCCAgaaactatcaaacagagacTGCATGCTGCATTTGTAGCTACCACTGGATACGTCATACCGTTGTGTACAATGGTATTCTGTTATGGTAGAATGTTCTGGGCAATCCATGAACACTCTAAGAGGCTGCAAAAGAATACCATTCATCTTCCAGCAGCTATCTCCAAAACTCAACAAAAAGCTACAATGACAATGTTCATTgttatgtcagtatttatgtTATGTTGGACTCCATATTTTGTGTATGCTGTCTGGGCAATTATGAAAAAGTCACGCAGTATCCCACTGTGGtataactcatttgcatactggtTTGGGTATGCTAATTCTGCAATGAGTCCAATTATATATGCGTGGAGATATGTCACATACAGAGAAGCCTTCAAGAGACTGTGCCACTGTCAAAGGGCTCCACTTTATCTGTCat ATAGCACCCCAATATATGGATCTCCTGCTACCCCAAGAAAGCTAGGTAATGTAACAACACCACAAATGGGAGTTCAGTATTCCAAAATCCACCAACCAAATAGTCTGGAAATTACTCCAACTGGAAGTCCATTGGTCAAAATCCATGTTTTAAATACCCCTGGTTTGCCTGATCTCCAAGCACTATATAAAGGAGCGGGAAATAGTGGTGAAAATGGACACTGTGACAATGTTGAAGCATTAGGAGGAAATGATGACCATATTGATGTGTTTATTAATCCTGATGATGGGTTAAAACCAATAAAAAGAAGCAAAACTGGTAGTATTGCTAAATTTTTAAGAACAAGATTCAAAAGTGCTCCAGTTGGTCATGATTCACAGGAGGAATCTGACGATGAAAATACAATGCTTCAGCTGACTTCTTTACCAACTAGTATGGAATTTGTCTCTCAGCACAGACAGTAA